The following proteins are encoded in a genomic region of Apis mellifera strain DH4 linkage group LG14, Amel_HAv3.1, whole genome shotgun sequence:
- the LOC100578998 gene encoding ciliogenesis-associated TTC17-interacting protein, which produces MISYGFRILIYISREIRHRFLLKKILCHLFNILYPSFFCTSDYIKRAALCFRESLIVCLKNESMKDMKPIGSYSILVESIGPKAQEFLVHVQSSMSIDGHFGGSKVISSVTSKFHCLEEKRTEFIYENGLYEKTIFIGIEDNCYHVKLTHTCPCDKSSEIKDLSFYTNSRLISEGANILLMRYLALINYEGILSFQSISIDGDSTESNYICTPTECMELDNRVLNVYTIERKLCREDGTVHTMRTYLTAKGRILRHNWLDVPYILKINPLADLNIPSKTIRIETPLKDSWNKDIEMFSKYLDIKFSKIAEETEYLADHPEIKQLIADYIQILLVGNQFLDWENIVPIVLKQVKLHFTFYNNILISL; this is translated from the exons atGATATCATAtggttttagaattttaatatatatttcaagagaA attagacatagatttttgttgaaaaaaatattatgccatcttttcaatatattatatccttcctttttttgtaCTTCAGACTATATAAAACGAGCAGCTTTATGTTTTCGAGAAAGCTTAAtagtttgtttaaaaaatgaatctatGAAGGATATGAAGCCAATAGGCAGTTATTCTATTCTGGTAGAATCCATTGGGCCTAAAGCTCAAGAATTTTTAGTACATGTACAATCTTCGATGTCTATTGATGGTCATTTCGGTGGGTCAAAAGTTATCAGTTCAGTGACATCGAAATTTCATTGCCTAGAAGAAAAGAGGACAga attcatTTACGAAAATGGTCTAtatgaaaaaacaatatttataggaATAGAAGATAATTGTTACCATGTAAAATTAACACACACTTGTCCGTGCGATAAATCTTCGGAAATTAAAGACTTATCCTTTTATACTAACAGTAGATTAATAAGTGAAGGAgcaaatatattacttatgcGATATTTAGcacttataaattatgaaggaatattatcttttcaaaGCATTTCTATAGATGGAGATTCCACAGAATCTAATTAT atatgtaCTCCTACCGAATGTATGGAATTAGATAATCGtgtattaaatgtttatacgATTGAACGAAAACTATGCAGAGAAGATGGAACTGTTCATACTATGAGAACATATTTAACAGCAAAAGGTAGAATACTCCGACATAATTGGTTAGATGTgccatatattttgaaaattaatccattagcagatttaaatattccaagtaAAACAATAAGAATAGAAACACCATTAAAAGATTCTTGGAACaaagatattgaaatgttttctaaatatttagatataaaa ttttccAAAATCGCTGAAGAAACGGAATACTTAGCTGATCATCcggaaataaaacaattaattgcagattatattcaaatactgTTAGTTGGTAATCAATTTCTCGATTGGGAAAACATTGTACCAATAGTTCTTAAACAGGTCAAATTGCATTTcactttttacaataatatattaatatctttataa
- the LOC551708 gene encoding vacuolar protein sorting-associated protein 41 homolog isoform X1, whose product MENTSNKEDQNNQDDSDSEVDEVEPRLKYVRVRNDLEHILQNDAASCIAVHPKFLCLGSHWGMIHLLDHQGNNIQSKSLQAHTVAVNQISIDQNGDFIASCSDDGKVFIYGLYSTENNHNMSMGRLVKSIAIDPNYYKSGSGRRFITGDDKLVLYEKTFLSRMKLTVLCDAEGGVRSIAWISHFVAWASDTGVRIYDLNARCSLGLIKWSKSADALPEHYRCNLRWSDERTLLIGWVDIVRICQIRKRSTQEMVNRDLPEYVVDPVLILVSTFRVDFYISGIAPLENQLVLLGCLKELDENGKSQRPTLHVIEPKYQVFSLVCANSLTLRGYKEYSCNDYHLDCLKEENRFFIVSPKDIVIASLYDADDRIEWLLNHRKFEQALEAVTVNNGKNCKKYTLVDVGRVYLDHLLACGKYDEAGKLCLKILGKDKKLWEEEVYKFARVHQLRSISSYLPRGDVTLDPLIYEMVLYEYLKMDPDGFLQLVKEWSPKLYKVAAVVNGVLEHLLIHNQRQNVLLEALAILYIHDEKYDKALAMYLKLRHKDVFQLIQKYQLYNTVYDMIEGLMDLDAERAIQFFLEKDRVPSDIVVQKLQHNHRYLYLYLDALDKKDTKGTYHGLLVQLYANYSRDKLLPLLRRSDNYPIQQALDICSQKKFYPEMVYLLGRIGNTSEALALMTRELNDMESAITFCQEHDDEELWNDLIIYSLDKPKAITFLLQKIGTYVDPRLMVERIKPSLEIPGLKKALVKMMCDYNLQVSVQEGCKQILSNDYFNLHERLVKCHQKGIFIDDDQMCGACHRKIIIREPRNLVVFYCKHSFHEDCLPNFEVVENCVICNSQKDTSPNRQ is encoded by the exons ATGGAAAATACCTCAAATAAg gaaGATCAAAATAATCAAGATGATTCAGACTCTGAAGTAGATGAAGTAGAACCTAGGCTTAAATACGTCAGAGTACGAAATGATTTGGAACATATATTGCAAAATGATGCAGCTAGTTGCATTGCAGTACATCCTAAG ttCCTATGTCTGGGATCACATTGGGGTATGATACATCTTTTAGATCATCaaggaaataatatacaatctaAAAGTTTGCAAGCACATACAGTTGCTGTTAATCAGATATCTATAGATCAGAATGGAGATTTCATTGCATCATGTAGTGATGAtggaaaagtttttatatatggTCTTTATAGTAcagaaaataatcataatatgaGTATGGGTAGATTAGTTAAAAGTATAGCTATAGAcccaaattattacaaaagtgGTAGTGGAAGAAGATTTATCAcag gagATGATAAATTGGTTTTGtatgaaaaaacttttttatctcGAATGAAACTAACTGTACTATGTGATGCAGAAGGAGGAGTAAGATCAATTGCGTGGATTAGTCACTTTGTGGCTTGGGCATCTGATACTGGTGTtagaatttatgatttaaatgcCAGATGTTCATTAGGTCTTATTAAATGGAGTAAATCTGCTga tGCATTACCAGAACATTATAGATGTAATCTTCGATGGTCAGATGAAAGAACATTACTAATTGGTTGGGTTGATATAGTACGAATTTGTCAAATTAGGAAAAGATCAACACAAGAAATGGTTAATAGAGACTTACCAGAATATGTAGTAGATCCAG tattaattttagtttcaaCTTTTCGAGTGGATTTTTACATTTCTGGTATTGCACCTTTAGAAAATCAATTAGTATTATTGGGTTGTTTGAAAGAGTTagatgaaaatggaaaaagtcaGAGACCAACATTGCATGTTATTGAACCAAAATATCAGGTTTTCTCTCTTGTCTGTGCAAATTCCCTTACACTTCGTGGCTATAAAGAATATAGCTGTAATGATTATCATTTAGATTgtctaaaagaagaaaatag atttttcattGTAAGCCCAAAAGATATTGTTATAGCTAGTTTATATGATGCAGATGATAGAATAGAATGGTTATTAAatcatagaaaatttgaacaaGCATTAGAAGCAGTAACAGTGAATAATGGCAAaaactgtaaaaaatatactttagtTGATGTTGGTCGTGTATATTTAGATCATTTGTTAGCTTGTGGAAAATATGATGAAGCAGGCAAACTctgcttaaaaattttaggaaaagataaaaaattatgggaGGAAGAA GTATATAAATTTGCAAGAGTTCATCAGTTGCGatctatttcttcttatctTCCAAGAGGTGATGTAACATTAGAtccattaatttatgaaatggttctttatgaatatttgaaaatggatCCTGATGGGTTTCTTCAACTAGTCAAAGAATGGTCTCCAAAATTGTATAAAGTTGCAGCTGTTGTAAATGGTGTTTTAGAACatcttttaattcataatcaaCGACAAAATGTACTGTTAGAAGCTTTAGCTATTTTATACATTCACGATGAGAAGTACGACAAAGCATTAgctatgtatttaaaattgagaCATAAGGATGTATTTCaacttattcaaaaatatcaattgtatAATACTGTTTACGATATGATAGAAGGTTTAATGGATTTAGACGCGGAACGtgctatacaattttttttagaaaaagacaGAGTGCCATCTGATATTGTTGTACAAAAATTACAGCATAatcatcgatatttatatttg tatttagatgcattagataaaaaagatacaaaaggTACATACCATGGATTGCTAGTCCAACTTTATGCTAATTACTcgagagataaattattaccACTTTTACGTCGTTCTGATAATTATCCAATACAACAAGCATTAGATATTTGTAGtcagaaaaaattctatccaGAAATGGTGTATTTACTTGGTAGAATTGGAAATACTTCTGAAGCTTTAGCACTTATGACTAGAGAATTGAATGATATGGAGAGTGCAATTACATTTTGTCAGGAACATGATGATGAAGAATTGTGGaatgatttgattatttattctttagatAAGCCta AAGCTATTACATTTCTCTTGCAAAAAATAGGCACATATGTTGATCCTAGACTTATGGTAGAAAGAATAAAACCATCTCTAGAAATTCCAGGCTTGAAAAAAGCTTTAGTTAAAATGATGTGTGATTATAATCTTCAAGTTTCAGTACAAGAAGGatgtaaacaaattttatctaatgattattttaatttacatgaaAGATTAGTTAAATGTCAtcaaaaaggaatatttatagatg atGATCAAATGTGTGGAGCTTgtcatagaaaaataattataagag aacCAAGAAATTTAGtagtattttattgtaaacatTCGTTTCATGAAGACTGTTTACCAAATTTCGAAGTAGTA gaaAATTGTGTTATATGTAATTCCCAAAAAGATACATCTCCTAACAGACAATGA
- the LOC551708 gene encoding vacuolar protein sorting-associated protein 41 homolog isoform X3, which yields MENTSNKEDQNNQDDSDSEVDEVEPRLKYVRVRNDLEHILQNDAASCIAVHPKFLCLGSHWGMIHLLDHQGNNIQSKSLQAHTVAVNQISIDQNGDFIASCSDDGKVFIYGLYSTENNHNMSMGRLVKSIAIDPNYYKSGSGRRFITGDDKLVLYEKTFLSRMKLTVLCDAEGGVRSIAWISHFVAWASDTGVRIYDLNARCSLGLIKWSKSADALPEHYRCNLRWSDERTLLIGWVDIVRICQIRKRSTQEMVNRDLPEYVVDPVSTFRVDFYISGIAPLENQLVLLGCLKELDENGKSQRPTLHVIEPKYQVFSLVCANSLTLRGYKEYSCNDYHLDCLKEENRFFIVSPKDIVIASLYDADDRIEWLLNHRKFEQALEAVTVNNGKNCKKYTLVDVGRVYLDHLLACGKYDEAGKLCLKILGKDKKLWEEEVYKFARVHQLRSISSYLPRGDVTLDPLIYEMVLYEYLKMDPDGFLQLVKEWSPKLYKVAAVVNGVLEHLLIHNQRQNVLLEALAILYIHDEKYDKALAMYLKLRHKDVFQLIQKYQLYNTVYDMIEGLMDLDAERAIQFFLEKDRVPSDIVVQKLQHNHRYLYLYLDALDKKDTKGTYHGLLVQLYANYSRDKLLPLLRRSDNYPIQQALDICSQKKFYPEMVYLLGRIGNTSEALALMTRELNDMESAITFCQEHDDEELWNDLIIYSLDKPKAITFLLQKIGTYVDPRLMVERIKPSLEIPGLKKALVKMMCDYNLQVSVQEGCKQILSNDYFNLHERLVKCHQKGIFIDDDQMCGACHRKIIIREPRNLVVFYCKHSFHEDCLPNFEVVENCVICNSQKDTSPNRQ from the exons ATGGAAAATACCTCAAATAAg gaaGATCAAAATAATCAAGATGATTCAGACTCTGAAGTAGATGAAGTAGAACCTAGGCTTAAATACGTCAGAGTACGAAATGATTTGGAACATATATTGCAAAATGATGCAGCTAGTTGCATTGCAGTACATCCTAAG ttCCTATGTCTGGGATCACATTGGGGTATGATACATCTTTTAGATCATCaaggaaataatatacaatctaAAAGTTTGCAAGCACATACAGTTGCTGTTAATCAGATATCTATAGATCAGAATGGAGATTTCATTGCATCATGTAGTGATGAtggaaaagtttttatatatggTCTTTATAGTAcagaaaataatcataatatgaGTATGGGTAGATTAGTTAAAAGTATAGCTATAGAcccaaattattacaaaagtgGTAGTGGAAGAAGATTTATCAcag gagATGATAAATTGGTTTTGtatgaaaaaacttttttatctcGAATGAAACTAACTGTACTATGTGATGCAGAAGGAGGAGTAAGATCAATTGCGTGGATTAGTCACTTTGTGGCTTGGGCATCTGATACTGGTGTtagaatttatgatttaaatgcCAGATGTTCATTAGGTCTTATTAAATGGAGTAAATCTGCTga tGCATTACCAGAACATTATAGATGTAATCTTCGATGGTCAGATGAAAGAACATTACTAATTGGTTGGGTTGATATAGTACGAATTTGTCAAATTAGGAAAAGATCAACACAAGAAATGGTTAATAGAGACTTACCAGAATATGTAGTAGATCCAG tttcaaCTTTTCGAGTGGATTTTTACATTTCTGGTATTGCACCTTTAGAAAATCAATTAGTATTATTGGGTTGTTTGAAAGAGTTagatgaaaatggaaaaagtcaGAGACCAACATTGCATGTTATTGAACCAAAATATCAGGTTTTCTCTCTTGTCTGTGCAAATTCCCTTACACTTCGTGGCTATAAAGAATATAGCTGTAATGATTATCATTTAGATTgtctaaaagaagaaaatag atttttcattGTAAGCCCAAAAGATATTGTTATAGCTAGTTTATATGATGCAGATGATAGAATAGAATGGTTATTAAatcatagaaaatttgaacaaGCATTAGAAGCAGTAACAGTGAATAATGGCAAaaactgtaaaaaatatactttagtTGATGTTGGTCGTGTATATTTAGATCATTTGTTAGCTTGTGGAAAATATGATGAAGCAGGCAAACTctgcttaaaaattttaggaaaagataaaaaattatgggaGGAAGAA GTATATAAATTTGCAAGAGTTCATCAGTTGCGatctatttcttcttatctTCCAAGAGGTGATGTAACATTAGAtccattaatttatgaaatggttctttatgaatatttgaaaatggatCCTGATGGGTTTCTTCAACTAGTCAAAGAATGGTCTCCAAAATTGTATAAAGTTGCAGCTGTTGTAAATGGTGTTTTAGAACatcttttaattcataatcaaCGACAAAATGTACTGTTAGAAGCTTTAGCTATTTTATACATTCACGATGAGAAGTACGACAAAGCATTAgctatgtatttaaaattgagaCATAAGGATGTATTTCaacttattcaaaaatatcaattgtatAATACTGTTTACGATATGATAGAAGGTTTAATGGATTTAGACGCGGAACGtgctatacaattttttttagaaaaagacaGAGTGCCATCTGATATTGTTGTACAAAAATTACAGCATAatcatcgatatttatatttg tatttagatgcattagataaaaaagatacaaaaggTACATACCATGGATTGCTAGTCCAACTTTATGCTAATTACTcgagagataaattattaccACTTTTACGTCGTTCTGATAATTATCCAATACAACAAGCATTAGATATTTGTAGtcagaaaaaattctatccaGAAATGGTGTATTTACTTGGTAGAATTGGAAATACTTCTGAAGCTTTAGCACTTATGACTAGAGAATTGAATGATATGGAGAGTGCAATTACATTTTGTCAGGAACATGATGATGAAGAATTGTGGaatgatttgattatttattctttagatAAGCCta AAGCTATTACATTTCTCTTGCAAAAAATAGGCACATATGTTGATCCTAGACTTATGGTAGAAAGAATAAAACCATCTCTAGAAATTCCAGGCTTGAAAAAAGCTTTAGTTAAAATGATGTGTGATTATAATCTTCAAGTTTCAGTACAAGAAGGatgtaaacaaattttatctaatgattattttaatttacatgaaAGATTAGTTAAATGTCAtcaaaaaggaatatttatagatg atGATCAAATGTGTGGAGCTTgtcatagaaaaataattataagag aacCAAGAAATTTAGtagtattttattgtaaacatTCGTTTCATGAAGACTGTTTACCAAATTTCGAAGTAGTA gaaAATTGTGTTATATGTAATTCCCAAAAAGATACATCTCCTAACAGACAATGA
- the LOC551708 gene encoding vacuolar protein sorting-associated protein 41 homolog isoform X2 — protein MENTSNKEDQNNQDDSDSEVDEVEPRLKYVRVRNDLEHILQNDAASCIAVHPKFLCLGSHWGMIHLLDHQGNNIQSKSLQAHTVAVNQISIDQNGDFIASCSDDGKVFIYGLYSTENNHNMSMGRLVKSIAIDPNYYKSGSGRRFITGDDKLVLYEKTFLSRMKLTVLCDAEGGVRSIAWISHFVAWASDTGVRIYDLNARCSLGLIKWSKSADALPEHYRCNLRWSDERTLLIGWVDIVRICQIRKRSTQEMVNRDLPEYVVDPVLILVSTFRVDFYISGIAPLENQLVLLGCLKELDENGKSQRPTLHVIEPKYQVFSLVCANSLTLRGYKEYSCNDYHLDCLKEENRFFIVSPKDIVIASLYDADDRIEWLLNHRKFEQALEAVTVNNGKNCKKYTLVDVGRVYLDHLLACGKYDEAGKLCLKILGKDKKLWEEEVYKFARVHQLRSISSYLPRGDVTLDPLIYEMVLYEYLKMDPDGFLQLVKEWSPKLYKVAAVVNGVLEHLLIHNQRQNVLLEALAILYIHDEKYDKALAMYLKLRHKDVFQLIQKYQLYNTVYDMIEGLMDLDAERAIQFFLEKDRVPSDIVVQKLQHNHRYLYLYLDALDKKDTKGTYHGLLVQLYANYSRDKLLPLLRRSDNYPIQQALDICSQKKFYPEMVYLLGRIGNTSEALALMTRELNDMESAITFCQEHDDEELWNDLIIYSLDKPTITFLLQKIGTYVDPRLMVERIKPSLEIPGLKKALVKMMCDYNLQVSVQEGCKQILSNDYFNLHERLVKCHQKGIFIDDDQMCGACHRKIIIREPRNLVVFYCKHSFHEDCLPNFEVVENCVICNSQKDTSPNRQ, from the exons ATGGAAAATACCTCAAATAAg gaaGATCAAAATAATCAAGATGATTCAGACTCTGAAGTAGATGAAGTAGAACCTAGGCTTAAATACGTCAGAGTACGAAATGATTTGGAACATATATTGCAAAATGATGCAGCTAGTTGCATTGCAGTACATCCTAAG ttCCTATGTCTGGGATCACATTGGGGTATGATACATCTTTTAGATCATCaaggaaataatatacaatctaAAAGTTTGCAAGCACATACAGTTGCTGTTAATCAGATATCTATAGATCAGAATGGAGATTTCATTGCATCATGTAGTGATGAtggaaaagtttttatatatggTCTTTATAGTAcagaaaataatcataatatgaGTATGGGTAGATTAGTTAAAAGTATAGCTATAGAcccaaattattacaaaagtgGTAGTGGAAGAAGATTTATCAcag gagATGATAAATTGGTTTTGtatgaaaaaacttttttatctcGAATGAAACTAACTGTACTATGTGATGCAGAAGGAGGAGTAAGATCAATTGCGTGGATTAGTCACTTTGTGGCTTGGGCATCTGATACTGGTGTtagaatttatgatttaaatgcCAGATGTTCATTAGGTCTTATTAAATGGAGTAAATCTGCTga tGCATTACCAGAACATTATAGATGTAATCTTCGATGGTCAGATGAAAGAACATTACTAATTGGTTGGGTTGATATAGTACGAATTTGTCAAATTAGGAAAAGATCAACACAAGAAATGGTTAATAGAGACTTACCAGAATATGTAGTAGATCCAG tattaattttagtttcaaCTTTTCGAGTGGATTTTTACATTTCTGGTATTGCACCTTTAGAAAATCAATTAGTATTATTGGGTTGTTTGAAAGAGTTagatgaaaatggaaaaagtcaGAGACCAACATTGCATGTTATTGAACCAAAATATCAGGTTTTCTCTCTTGTCTGTGCAAATTCCCTTACACTTCGTGGCTATAAAGAATATAGCTGTAATGATTATCATTTAGATTgtctaaaagaagaaaatag atttttcattGTAAGCCCAAAAGATATTGTTATAGCTAGTTTATATGATGCAGATGATAGAATAGAATGGTTATTAAatcatagaaaatttgaacaaGCATTAGAAGCAGTAACAGTGAATAATGGCAAaaactgtaaaaaatatactttagtTGATGTTGGTCGTGTATATTTAGATCATTTGTTAGCTTGTGGAAAATATGATGAAGCAGGCAAACTctgcttaaaaattttaggaaaagataaaaaattatgggaGGAAGAA GTATATAAATTTGCAAGAGTTCATCAGTTGCGatctatttcttcttatctTCCAAGAGGTGATGTAACATTAGAtccattaatttatgaaatggttctttatgaatatttgaaaatggatCCTGATGGGTTTCTTCAACTAGTCAAAGAATGGTCTCCAAAATTGTATAAAGTTGCAGCTGTTGTAAATGGTGTTTTAGAACatcttttaattcataatcaaCGACAAAATGTACTGTTAGAAGCTTTAGCTATTTTATACATTCACGATGAGAAGTACGACAAAGCATTAgctatgtatttaaaattgagaCATAAGGATGTATTTCaacttattcaaaaatatcaattgtatAATACTGTTTACGATATGATAGAAGGTTTAATGGATTTAGACGCGGAACGtgctatacaattttttttagaaaaagacaGAGTGCCATCTGATATTGTTGTACAAAAATTACAGCATAatcatcgatatttatatttg tatttagatgcattagataaaaaagatacaaaaggTACATACCATGGATTGCTAGTCCAACTTTATGCTAATTACTcgagagataaattattaccACTTTTACGTCGTTCTGATAATTATCCAATACAACAAGCATTAGATATTTGTAGtcagaaaaaattctatccaGAAATGGTGTATTTACTTGGTAGAATTGGAAATACTTCTGAAGCTTTAGCACTTATGACTAGAGAATTGAATGATATGGAGAGTGCAATTACATTTTGTCAGGAACATGATGATGAAGAATTGTGGaatgatttgattatttattctttagatAAGCCta CTATTACATTTCTCTTGCAAAAAATAGGCACATATGTTGATCCTAGACTTATGGTAGAAAGAATAAAACCATCTCTAGAAATTCCAGGCTTGAAAAAAGCTTTAGTTAAAATGATGTGTGATTATAATCTTCAAGTTTCAGTACAAGAAGGatgtaaacaaattttatctaatgattattttaatttacatgaaAGATTAGTTAAATGTCAtcaaaaaggaatatttatagatg atGATCAAATGTGTGGAGCTTgtcatagaaaaataattataagag aacCAAGAAATTTAGtagtattttattgtaaacatTCGTTTCATGAAGACTGTTTACCAAATTTCGAAGTAGTA gaaAATTGTGTTATATGTAATTCCCAAAAAGATACATCTCCTAACAGACAATGA
- the LOC107963972 gene encoding uncharacterized protein LOC107963972, with the protein MTWETSTLKEDYDNNVTSQLTEKNLDTLCNICGFYVDCTALKEICSQETTCFTQENHEKNPKVISSIDSKNSNDFMSDIEEKLDASTSINHESNFPSQLKKTCDQYEAIIKIYDKYKSYTKCSECSKVSKICTKCSIIDQILHKLKD; encoded by the exons ATGACTTGGGAGACCAGTACATTGAAAGaagattatgataataatgtaACATCACAGCTCACAGAAAAGAACTTGGATACTTTATGCAATATCTGTGGATTTTATGTTGATTGTACtgcattgaaagaaatttgttcGCAAGAAACTACATGTTTCACACAAGAAAATCATgagaaa aATCCCAAAGTTATAAGCTCtattgattcaaaaaattcaaatgattttatgtctgatattgaagaaaaattagatgCATCTACTTCAATAAATCATGAATCTAATTTTCcttcacaattaaaaaaaacttgtgaTCAATATGaagctattattaaaatttatgacaaatataaa tcTTATACGAAATGTTCTGAATGTTCTAAAGTTTCtaaaatatgtacaaaatgTTCTATCATAGATCAAATATTACACAAATTAAAAGACTAA